The following proteins are encoded in a genomic region of Athene noctua chromosome 9, bAthNoc1.hap1.1, whole genome shotgun sequence:
- the KCTD19 gene encoding LOW QUALITY PROTEIN: BTB/POZ domain-containing protein KCTD19 (The sequence of the model RefSeq protein was modified relative to this genomic sequence to represent the inferred CDS: inserted 8 bases in 6 codons; deleted 1 base in 1 codon; substituted 6 bases at 6 genomic stop codons) gives MHAQVNRKEPDGVTESAEEELINFNVGGXYFSIPRNKVAQFPESLLWEEASVQDQSENLRLFTDQEDFVFRHPHYYMQTSKLXFFSCAKLNLLFEQALILQLTPLIQILDNLKEEKYNLPVQPADTPVAGTSFLNYWRTQECASKPSEIPPXSPAFTGLHERTPLGLVDTHLLDTEHEASXWFLPLDLLAYLVLVNDVNLLWLLENAALIKCKCSEFRFTVNFLRSEKMLLPDNFSDIGALGEEVLILGISVFMDAVKIYRGNCSTGDGGRWGAAEVGSPLQSPLHAMALGLLANRPESALGQTQLCGQQVGRSCLRLSANSVLFQHTRNWLGTGRLPLTENISEIQELCAYFNQRDTAYKPMKDALXSYLKQQMPAERRDLDADWTAEVSVCSLHQTVXIYVGSNWYETYLQTLLKYPELLSNDRKVCWITCCQTLLIYGDGQMFWQIFNFLRLGKFILPNEFVEWPPFGXEAEEYQIPSLLEALYHSDAYRLWIQDNXMYKEFSFPCRRLSIMSWNEEHEFSKDPEEVYSCAAVDSTKCCINMWSNTKDLKRKQETSVVKYSEMFLQVKGIKRRNPLGGYDTCLDRLVNSSFYKHLGSPLRKRGMRSSLTEKVESKDSASHIQKLISLVKGWDTVSFKRCDFRHVRTSDSGITGSVSQCNTPEKDRGVRAPVAPAPGKISFTIQGNDHITQCEVGAEGERLEKYVXSHSLPVTPRAGTHQCSTIKTTPAVGNDAENVNREQPEDTVFLTFAVSHEDIFYARKSHFFLTDXSVSXKDPKEISAKVRTLVTRLWTQQLTPREFVADLLNTQYFKENINVPRELLQWVEFTLAWKCSRCLXLLVCRGFARSVSYLALKT, from the exons ATGCATGCACAAGTGAACAGGAAG GAACCAGACGGTGTCACGGAATCTGCAGAAGAAGagttaattaattttaatgttgGTGGCTGATATTTCTCAATTCCCAGAAATAAAGTCGCGCAGTTTCCTGAATCTCTGTTGTGGGAAGAAGCTTCTGTACAAGATCAGTCTGAAAATCTAAGATTATTCACTGACCAAGAGGATTTTGTATTTAGGCACCCTCATTATTACATGCAGacttcaaagt tttttttcagctgtgctaAATTGAATCTATTGTTCGAGCAAGCATTAATTTTGCAGCTGACACCTTTAATACAG ATTTTAGATAATTTGAAGGAGGAGAAATATAATTTACCTGTCCAGCCTGCAGATACACCAGTAGCTGGCACATCCTTTCTGAATTACTGGAGAACACAAGAATGTGCCAGCAAGCCATCAGAGATTCCTC ACAGCCCTGCATTCACAG GGTTACACGAAAGAACTCCCCTAGGGCTAGTGGATACACACTTACTAGATACAGAACATGAGGCCAGTTAATGGTTTTTGCCACTAGATTTGTTGGCATATCTTGTACTAGTTAATGATGTCAATTTGCTGTGGCTGCTTGAGAATGCAGCCCTGATCAAGTGCAAGTGCAGTGAGTTTCGTTTCAC aGTTAATTTTCTTCGCTCAGAGAAGATGTTGTTGCCTGATAACTTCTCTGACATAGGTGCCTTGGGGGAAGAAGTTTTAATTCTGGGAATTTCTGTGTTTATGGATGCTGTGAAGATCTATAGAG GCAACTGCTCCACAGGGGATGGGGGACGGTGGGGGGCAGCAGAAGTGGGGTCCCCACTGCAGTCACCACTCCATGCCATGGCACTGGGGCTGCTGGCCAACCGCCCGGAGTCGGCTCTGGGACAG ACCCAGCTGTGTGGGCAGCAAgtgggcaggagctgcctgcgCCTCTCCGCCAACAGCGTCCTCTTCCAGCACACCAG GAATTGGCTGGGAACTGGCCGACTTCCtctcactgaaaatatttctgaaatccAAGAGCTCTGTGCTTATTTCAACCAAAGGGACACCGCATATAAGCCAATGAAGGATGCTTTATAAAGCTATCTGAAACAACAGATGCCAGCAGAGCGCAgaga CCTAGATGCAGACTGGACAGCAGAAGTATCCGTATGCTCACTCCATCAGACTGTATAAATTTATGTAGGAAGTAACTGGTATGAAACTTATTTACAGACTTTATTGAAG tacCCAGAACTGCTGTCAAATGACAGGAAAGTTTGTTGGATCACATGTTGTCAAACTCTTCTGATCTATGGAGATGGGCAAATGTTTTGGCAAATTTTCAACTTCCTAAGACTTGGGAAATTCATTTTGCCAAATGAATTTGT AGAATGGCCTCCCTTTGGTTAAGAAGCAGAGGAGTACCAGATCCCTTCTCTGTTAGAGGCTCTTTATCACTCTGATGCATACAG ATTATGGATCCAAGACA TAATGtacaaagaattttcttttccatgtagAAGACTAAGTATCATGTCTTGGAATGAAGAGCATGAGTTCAGCAAAGACCCAGAAGAA GTGTACTCATGTGCAGCTGTGGATTCCACAAAATGCTGTATTAATATGTGGAGTAATACAAAAGACCTGAAGCGAAAGCAAGAGACCAGTGTGGTGAAGTATTCCGAAATGTTTTTGCAGGTTAAAGGGATAAAGCGGAGGAATCCACTTGGAGGATACGACACGTGCTTGGACAGGCTGGTAAACTCCAGCTTTTACAAACATTTGGGAAGCCCTTTGAGGAAGAGAGGAATGAGAAGCAGTTTAACAGAGAAAGTAGAAAGTAAAGACTCTGCAAGTCACatccagaaattaatttccctggTAAAGGGATGGGACACGGTGAGCTTCAAAAGGTGTGATTTTCGGCATGTGAGAACATCTGACAGTGGTATCACAGGGAGTGTATCTCAGTGCAACACTCCTGAAAAGGACAGAGGTGTCAGAGCTCCTGTTGCCCCTGCTCCTGGAAAAATAAGCTTTACAATTCAAGGGAATGATCACATTACCCAATGTGAAGTCGGGGCTGAAGGAGAGAGGCTGGAGAAGTACGT TTCACACAGTTTGCCAGTTACTCCAAGGGCTGGAACGCATCAATGCAGCACCATAAAAACTACTCCTGCAGTAGGAAACGATGCAGAGAATGTAAACAGGGAGCAACCAGAAG ATACAGTTTTTCTTACCTTTGCTGTCTCGCATGAGGACATATTCTATGCCAGGAAGAGCCACTTTTTCCTGACTGA GTCAGTAAGCTAAAAGGATCCCAAAGAAATCTCAGCCAAAGTTAGGACCCTTGTGACCAGGCTGTGG ACTCAGCAGCTCACACCCAGGGAGTTTGTGGCTGATTTACTCAACACGCAGTATTTTAAAGAGAACATAAATGTTCCCAGAGAGCTACTTCAGTGGGTGGAA TTCACCCTGGCCTGGAAATGCAGCCGCTGCC GACTGTTGGTCTGCAGAGGGTTTGCTAGATCGGTTTCATACCTTGCCTTGAAAACATAA